The sequence TGACATTGGGGCCACAGAACGGGAGCCCGTAAACAGTGCTGAGTTGAATTGCTGAGTGTAGAAAACCTCCAACCCAGGACACCACCAGCAACAGAACACATACCCTCTGCCTCATGATCACCAGATAATGCAagggcttacagatggccacgtagcggtcataggccTTCACCAGCAGAAGTACGATCTCTGATCCACCAAAAAAGTGCTCTGTAAATAGCTGGGTCATGCAAGATTTAAAGGATAcgattttttccccaaagaacaaGTCTGAAATCAATCTAGGTGTAATACAAGAAGAGTAAGTTACATCCATAAATGATAAGCTAGCAAGAAAAAAGTACATCGGTGAGTTCAGGTTCTTACTGACAGTTATAGTCACAACTATGAGCAGGTTtcccaccacagtcaagatatagAAGAATAAGAATGTAACAAAAAGGACTTTCTGCTCCTTTGGATTCTGTGTGAGGCCCAAGAGGATGAAGTAAGTTACATTGTTCCTTGTTTCCATCTAGTCTGTCTAAATTCTATGTTCACTTGTTAGAAACAGTGTACCTACAAAACAAGgggaaaacttttaaatgaattaaattttcaTCTGCTGTTATATATTCAATTAAAAGAATGTATGTCGAGAGTCTTTTCATGTCCAATGTGTCATTGATAGTGTATCTCCAAGTTGAATAAGGTAGAGTTACTTGCCCTCATGATATAATACAGGAATAGGGATAAGATAATTCCAGATCCGTATAATAAGTTTTAAGGAAATTCACAAACGGTTAGTCATAGTACAGTTATGCATCAATAATAATTAAATCAGAAAAGACTTTCCAGAGAAATTAATGCtttagctgaatttttttttttttttgaatttttttttttaagtgaaacaaGAACGGACTGGAAGGGAATTCAGTGAAGTCACAAAACTGTAAAAGTGAGGTTCATGGTAATTTACATAATCAATGTGAGTAGATCGAAGCATGAATAGAAggtttctgtccttaattgtccCAGATCTCACTGATACTTCTTAGGTCTTTAAGTGGATATTGACCTTTTCCTTACCAGTAAACACTGCAACAGTCTAATTGTGTGCCTCCAAACCCTGTGTTTCCCCTaattttcaaatatgtatatGCAGCATCTCTAAATGTGGACAAGCAACTGAATGGCAATTTAGTATTTACAAAACtaagttttttattttccacAATATGTAGTACTTCCTATACAAAATTTGAAGTGTTGCCTTTTACCTTGCTAAATGATATAATTTTTCATGCTATTgttcaaacaaaaaaattcagtgctcttcagttattttttactctcataaaaattaaataaatcctATTGACTCTACTTCCAAAATATATCACAAATTGGAATATTCTCATCTATTTTTTTatgctatgctttttttttttttttaaagtttcttcatAGTCCACTGTGATAGCCTCCTCCCAAGTCTCTCCATGTTTATCTGGCCTCCAAAAACTGGTTTTCCTGAAGCAGCCCAAATTGTCCTTCTCAGTCTTATTCTGATGATATCACCACTCAGCTGCTTAAAAGTCTTACAGTATATTCCAATAATGCATAGTTTAATGTatcacatttaatatttatagtaACATATACTACAATCCCTGTTTTATCACTAAAAAATACTAAGGCTCAGAACATCTATTtcattttcccaaagtcacacatttttaagtgctATACTTAGAATTGAATCTAAGTTTGATTTATTTCAAAGTTAATTTCTTTCATAATAAAGAATGTCTGTCAATTGTTAACCTGTTTTCCAGTATTTTCCATTAGTCTTACCTTGCAGAGGCTTGTTCACAATCTGATGAGTTTCAACACAATGTAAGTCCTGGAATTCTTTCATCCAGTATGACAGTAGAGAGCAAAAGGGTGCCTTATTATCTGAGGATATAAATTTGTATAGTCATTTGACTGTCCATTTTCTAAATGGATTCTTCTCAATATTCAGAGGGTCATTTTTATATGCTAGATTATTTGAAAGGAATTCCTTGGTGTACACAGAAAAAACAAACCTTAATCACATTAGGGAATTTATCAAAATGGCCAACAAATTCTATATAAACATAGGAAGACAGCAACTAGTCATTTCCCAGGGACCTTTTTCATAAGTAACCTCTTTCctaataacattaaaaagaaaaatagcattgaTTGTTTAGCCCATCTCACTCTGTCATGTTGATATGGCCAGACTAGTTCAaactgaaattttgaaaaatatttctatgaTATTTTTTAAGTCTAAGAAAGGACCGCCTGAAAAATTGGTGCAAGTTACTAAGTGGATAGCATTTTCTTCCTGTTAAGAATGAAGATCATGGAGTATTTCATCCCCTCCAGTTGCAATTATTATTGAATCTTAGAGTTGGGATGTGTCCAAGACTGATTCTTGCTTAATTAATTCAGTGGGATTTTCTACAAAGTTTTTAAAGAACATCTgtatggaaaaatattaataggcCAAATCACATAGTTCATGTCAGAAAAAAATAGTACTTTAGAATCTCTATAAGACTGCTGCCAATCAAGAATAAAATATCAACCCAGTCATTTTGCTCCAGTGAACTTATTTGTTATATATTTCCCCACCTGAAATAgcaagattttctttccttttatttcatactCAGCTTAATCACCAAAAAAATTggttagaaatatgaaaattatatcaaaagacacaattaaatatattaaaattgtaGATATAAGAGCTAATAGTTTAaacatttaacaatttttttttttaaagtaggatgCCTCTATTAGGCCAGCAGCTGTGCTATAAGTAAGGACACAACAATTAATAAAACCAGGGTTAAATCATGTAAAGAAATTTTTTCTTGCGTTCCTGTATTATTTTCTCAGAATAAAGTCAGACAATAAAGAAGGAGACATTCAGTAATTGTAGTTGTATTAATGGCTTGTAATATAAGAAATAGTTTACTATGACAGAAAATAAGAGGAAGTTCTACTGTGGATAATGTAATCAGAGAAGGCCTTCCTTAAAAAGTGATATTTAAACTCAGATTAAAAAGACAGGAAGTGACTACCATTAGAAGTACTGTTACAGAAAGCAAAGctaactgaaaatttaaaaataaaattatctcactTCAGAGAATAGGCGCTatacttagaaaaaaatctgagtaacatggaaacttccaTTACCATATGAAAGACAGATAgacaacgggaatttgctgtgtggctcaggagaCTCAAACAGgtcaacctagagaggtgggatgggagggaggttcaagagggagggggtatgtgtatatttatggctgatgcatgctgaggtttgacagaatacaacaaaattctgtaaagcaattatccttcaataaaaaataaattaattttttaaaaaaggacttgTGAAAGTGTGCCCACTTGTCTTCTTTCAGATTTTAATGTGGAAGTTTCAAAGCTTTAGTGTTGAGGATGATGTTAGCAGTGGATCAGTCACATATGGACTTTATTATGTCCAGGCACATTCCTTCTATTTCAAACTTGCTGAGAGTTTTTTGTGAAATGTTGTTGAATTTTTATATGGTCATGAACAAACCaagcagaaattaagaaaataattccacttACAAGAgcaccaaaaagaagaaaatagttaaGAGAAAACTTAATCAATGAGACAAAAGCATTTTAAACTGAACATCACAAAACTTTATTCAGAGATATTAtagaacacacacatatatgggaaAACATTTATGAACTAGAATATTTAATAGTGTTAAGATATTAATATTGCTTCAAGTGATGTACAGATTCAGTACACTCCTTatcaaaactataaaaatgttttttgcaGAAGTAGAAAAATTCATGATAAAATTCGTATGGAATATTAAGGACTTCAAAATTgccaaaacagttttgaaaaggaGGAAAGTTGCGGTCTCACACTTCCTGGTTCTAAAacacactacaaagctacagtaaccgCATCACTAGTATTGGGACAAAGATGGACAACAGACTAATGGAGTAAACAGACTCTAGAAATAAACCTTGTATATGTCCCAGATAATTTTCAACAAGACTGCCAAGagcattttatgaaaaaaaaaaagatataatatggcattaagtgaaaaaagacagTCACAAAAAacagatactgtatgattccacttgacTGAGACACTTAAAGAGTCAAATCATGGGCAAAAAGTAGCATGGTGGTTGCCCACAGGTCAGTGAGGGAAAAGGGAGATTTTTGTTTAACGGTTTTAGAATTTCAGCTTGAGAAGTTGGGAAGGTTCTGGATATAGACAGTGGTCACATTTGCCTAACTTAATGCCACTTTAAGATGATTAGAGTTATGAATTTTGTCATGTATACTTGgccataattttaaaagtaaatataagaTCTAAGGTGACCTCATTAATTGATTTATGATATGAATATAGAGTATAGCTTGATAGCCCAAAGTAAAGGCAAATATCATTGGCTTCAGATACATCTGGGGAATTTAAGAGGCAAATATGTCAATCCAATGACAAAACTACTAAATTAAAATctctatctttaaatttttattttaatttggagCATGTATGCTTCTGTGCTGTGgtttcagtcacatctgactctttgtaaacgtgtggactgcagcccgccagactcctctgtccatgggatgatcCTGACAAGGACACTGGACTGCAGcgccttgccctcctccatgggatcttcccggcccaagcCTGCATCTGCTGTAGCCCCTGAATTACAGGCGgatttaccacagagccaccggGAAACCCACATTAGACCGCAGTGATTTACAACGTGCGAGTTTCAgatctacagcaaagtgactgagttatacatatacacgtacctaccttttttccacttcttttccCACTTAGTTTATTACAtaatgttgagtagagttccctgtgccatacagtaggacttGTTATAATCTATGTTAAATATGTAGTGGCTTAgtctttaagtcatgtccaactcttgcgatacCACGGAcagcagcctgctaggctcctctgtccatgggattttcctggcaagaatactggagagggatgGCAAGACCCTCCAagaggtcttcctgactcagggatccagccTGCATCTCCTCTAGctcttgctttgcaggtggattctttaccacagagccagcaAGAAAGCCCATGTTAGAGTATAGTGATTAGCAATGTCTACATTGCTACAATTGTCTACATTGCTAAAAAAtgtctacagcaaagtgactgacttatacatatacatgtatctactctttttcaaattctgttcccatttagtttattacaaaatatggagcagagttccctgtgctatacagtaggccttgctataatctattttaaatataggagtgtgtattgggggcttctctggtggttcactggtcaagaacccacctgtaatgcagaagacaccagagacctgggttgcatcactgggttgagaagatccctggaggagggcatcgcaaccctCAAGCCTAGGTATAGTTCTGAGAAACAATAAGAATGAGAGACTGCTAGTCTCTTCACAGATCAAAATGTGTTACACATTATGGCAATTATGTGTCAACCTGCACATGAAAAAAGAGATTAGTGAAGCAGAAGAGTGTGTTGAATTGGATCCAAATACACTGGGATTTCAAGAAACAAAAAGGATTTCaagttaatggcaaaaagatagctatgcaactatttttaaaaaccataaaatataGAGAAACCACTAAAATTTCAATCTCTCTTTAACTCCTATAGCAAAATAAATTCAAGTTAATCAAAAGTTTTAATATAAGATataaaaaggctttttaaaaaaagcactggAAAAGAACTGAAGACTATTTGGCACAAGTGGAATGGGAAAATGTATCTTTCTAAGCAAgatacacaaatgaaaaaaattgaatacaaaatgtaaaaataaaaaatttacatgTAAAAATCATTCTACATagtttataaagttaaaaacatgtaaccaggaaatggagaaggaaatggcaacccactccagtattcttgcctgggaaatcccatggacggagaagcctggtgggctacaatccataaggtagcaaaagagtcagacacaacttagcaactaaacaacaagaaatctaatttttaaaccTAATTTGATGTCATATTGTGTGTGCATTTTTCATCATCCCTTTTCAACTAACATTATATCATGCACTTTTTCTCATGTcttcaaattttctttgaaaacacaatttttaatagCTGCATGATAATCCATCTTATGAATAGATTGTATTCATTTACTTGTCAAATATTTTTGGTGGTTTAGGTTTTTGCTTTTCACTAAAGTGAGTGGTACCATAGTCCTGTGTTCTTATTCTATTTGTTTAgcagctggtggctcagacggtgaagaatccacctgcaatgcaggagaccttggttcagtccctgggatgggaagatccccgggagaagggcacggctacccacctcagtattctggcctggagagttccatggacagaggagcctggcaggttccagtccttggggtcacacaaGTAAGACATAGCTGAGACACTTTCACAACCAGAAAGCATAAACTACTCACGCAGTGGTGAAAGCGATCGTTTCTTACTATATAAACATCTCATAAAAATCAGCATGGAAAAGACTAACCATCTAATTAAATAGGTAAAATCcgaatgaatatatatgtaaaaatgtgtttatatttatatacatataaactcacagaaaatacaaatcaaattgAACATGTGGAAAGATTATCGAATTCAGTTATATCAAAAGGGTTGTGGTTAAAGAATAAGAGTAACTTTAATCAGATGTCATATATATTTATCAGGTACTGGTGATTGAGATGTGACAAAAGAATTCTCATAGAGTGGACAGGACTGTAGCTACTTAACCTCAAGTATGGTAATGTGGCAATAACTATCAATATCAAcatttaaatgcatatattacCTGACCATTCATTCAAATATCATAGGAACAATGCTATccctataaaattatatttgcatatacataaaacatatatTAGTTAGAATATTATTTGCCTTATGAAAAGTTTAGCTATCACATTAATAGAAATGTACATATTAAtttcattataaatttataagGAGAACTGTGCACTATAAgagaaattatacatatatatgactgggcttcccaggtggcacagtgggaatctggctgccagtgcaggagatgcagaagacacgagcttgatcctgggtcaggaagatcccctggagtatgaaatggcaacccactccagtattcttgcctgggaaattcctcggacagaggggactggcaggctatagtatatgggatctcaaagaatcagaaactACAAGCGACTGATCATGCATGTACAAAATATATGGACTTGTATGGAAACATCTTCAAGATGTTGCATAGTAAAAGCAAGTGTTACATATATAGAAAGAAGcaaatatatgtatgttaatTACACTTGCATTTGCAAAGATTATTACcagatgaaaagaaacaaatttagGGCCAACAACTAGGGCTGGaaaatgctgagaaaaaaataggaaattcaTGTGCCCTGCATACCATATGGTTTGGTTTCCATTTACACTGTTTATTGATATCTGTTTTACTTCAAATCTTCTTGTAAATAGGAGAGTATTAAGTTAAAGATTTTGTGCATAATGCCACAGAAGTATAATAAAAAAAgatgatatatataaataaatattttaaattttataaataaaaaagttcATTTAAATGATGAGTCTAAATAAAAATCCTGTCCTGAAAAAGAGTTGTTGTTATTCAACCTCTAAGTCCAACTCTGTGCttctccatgaactgcagtatcatttttgctctttttttcatgaagcagagtgaaaaatatgaatccaTAAATTGGTTGGGCTTTCCAGgcggctctagtggtaaagaactcagcagccaatgcaggagacataagaaatgccagttcattccctgggtcaggaagatcccctggaggagggcatggcaacccactctagtattcttgcctggagaatcccatggacagaggagcctggtgagctacagtccctagggtcacatagactcggacaagactgaagcgactgagcatacataaATTAGTTAAAAATCAGTGCAATAATTTTCTCATgaatttattatacatttttttttttttttgctatatagGTTTTATGCCATTCTGGGTACAGTTATAAACAAGTAATTATAGACCTTACATTCTAGTAAGCAGAAAAACTGTTATTAATAGCACAGATGTATAATTGCAATCTTTAATTATAATTATCATAAATttgttcaagaaaaagaaatcagaatcaaattttaaaatggcttccctggtagctaatattgtaaagaatcttcctgcaatgggggagacctggattcgatcgctgggttgagaagatcacatggaggagagcgtggcaattcactccagtatccttgtctggagaatccccatggacagaggagcctggcaggctacagtccatgcagttgcaaacagctgacatgactgagtgactgagcacaaaatgCTTCTGCATTCAAAGGAAATGTCCCCTGATTTCAAATGACTACCTTCATAGTAATCAGTGCACTTACTTAAAATGAGATATGATGTTCCTTCTCCAGACCTTCTTCATAGCACTAGTTAACTCAGAGTTTCTTAGACTGTAGATTAGTGGGTTCAGCATGGGACTTATGACGGTATAAAACACACTCACAGATTTGTCAATGGGGAATGTCTTAGCAGGTCTTGCATACATGAAAATGCAGGGAAGAAAGCAGCAGACAACCACAGTGATGTGGGAACCACAGGTCTGGAGGGCTTTCCGCCTCCCTTCCTGACTCGGGTTCTTCAGAGAGTGCAGGATGACTCCGTAGGAGACGAGTAAGAGCAGAAACACAACAGTGCAGATCAGTCCCCCATTGGGCAACACTAAGATGCCGATGATATAGGTGTCAGTACAGACGAGTTTCAATAAAGGGAACATGTCACAGATAAAGTGATCAATGACATTGGGGCCACAGAACGGGAGCCCGTAAATAGTGCCAAGTTGAATAATTGAGTGCAGAAAACCTCCAACCCAGGACACCACCAGCAACAGAACACATACCCTCTGCCTCATGATCACCAAATAATGCAAGGGCTTAcaaatggccacatagcggtcataggccatcaccagCAGAAGCACAATCTCTGATCCACCAAAAAAGTGCTCTGTAAACAGCTGAGTCATGCAAGATTCAAATGATatgattttttcccctaagaacAAGTCTGAAATCATTCTAGGGGtaatagaagaagaagaagtgacATCCATAAATGATAAGCtagcaagaaaaaagaacatcGGTGAGTTCAGGGTCTTACTGACAGTTATAGTCACAATAATGACCAGGTTGCCTATCAGGGTCAAAATGTAGAAGAACAAGAACATAACAGAAAGGACTTTCTGTTCCTTTGGATTCTGAGTGAGGCCCAGGAGGACAAAGAAAGTCACATTGTTCCTGGGTTCCATCCAGTCTGGACAGAAGCTGAGTTCAGGTATTAGAAGCAGTTGGTCTAAAAGACAAGGGGAAAAACACttaaattggggaaaaaaaaaaaaaaacacttaaaggaGAAAACACTTAAATGCACAATTGTTTATTTACACATTCACTTGAAGAATGTATCTAGAATATCTATTTGTGTCTAATATGTCACAGACATTTTGATTACAAGTTGAGTAAGGCGTAGTTTCTTTCCCTCAGTGATATGGTACATAACAAGGGATCGGGCAATTCCAGACCCAAGTTATAGATACCACTaatatttggcttccctggtgctcagatggtaatctgcctgcagtgcaggagacctaggtttgatcccaaGATTGTTAacatccactggaggaggaaatggcaacccactccattatcttgcctggaaaattccatggagagaggagcctggcaaattaCAGTCCAAGCAGTCACGaactcagatatgactgagcaatgttattttttttttaaatgaatatcacACAGTGCTTAGGATCACAGGCccctcagatggtaaaagtgtctgcctacaatgagggagacccgggtttgatccctgggtcgggaagatcctctgaagaggaaatagcaacccaccccagtactcttgcctggaaaaccccatggacagaggagcctggtaggctacagtccatggggttgcaaagagtcagacacgactgaatgacttgactttcattttccttcactttAGGAGTATGTCAAACTGTAATaaaagaaggcttcctggaggaagaaatgcttTGGTTGagtttttcaaaaattgaaaaatagatgGGAGGGAATTCCATGAAAAAGTGCACCAtttatagagtcagaaagtataaTAAATGAGACCCACTTGAGGTAATTTACAGTGTAGATAGATCAAACTGTGAACAGAAGATCCTTGTCCTGAACTGTCTCAAACCTCACTGACACTTCTTAGGTCTTGAGTTGGATATTTCCCTTTTCCTGACCAGCAAATGCTACCACGGTCTAATTTTGGGTTAGCCCCTGTTTCTCCCCTAATTTTCAAACATGTGTGTGCAATAAGGCTGCATTTTGTCaacctggttatttaacttatatgcagagtgcatcatgagaaaggctgggctggatgaagcacaagctggaatcaagattgctgggagaaataccaataacctcagatatgcatatgacaccacccttatggcagaaagtgaagaggaactaaagagcctcttgatgaaagtgaaagaggagagtggaaaagttggcttaaagctcaacattcagaaaactaagatcctggcatctggccccatcacttcatggcaaatagatggggaaacagtggaaacagtggctgactttatttttttggactccaaaatcactgcagatggagactgcagccatgaaattaaaaggcatttgctccttggaagaaaagttgtgaccaacctagacagcatattaaaaagcagagacataaattTGCCAACAAAccgatccatctagtcaaatgtatggtttttccagtggtcatgtacggatgtgagagttggactatagagaaagctgagcactgaagaatagatgcttttgaactgtagtgttggagaaaactcttgagagtccattggactgcaaggagacccaaccagtccatcctaaaggatatcagtcctgaatattcactggaaggactgatgctgaagctgaaactccaatactttggccacctgatgtgaagaagtgactcattagaaaagaccctgatgctgggaaagattgaaggcaggagaagaaggggacaatagaggatgagatggttggatagtatcaccaactcaatggacatcagtttgaataaactccaggagttggtgatggacagggaggcctggcatattgcagtccatgggattgcagtgtgggacacgactgagcaactgagctgataTGCAACATCTCTAATTTTGGCATAGTTTACTGGCAATGTAGTATTTATAAAGCTAACTTTTAAAAGTTCTGCTATAAATATAAgcattctctatacaaaatttCAACAGGTGCTCCTTATTGATCTATTAAATCCTATTATTTTCCATGTTATTGTTCAGACAAAAACTTCAATGCTCTTCACTCTTTGATACTctcataaaaatttaataattcctatttattgtattttcaaaatatatcacaAGTTTGATCATATCctacttcttaatttcttcctggTCTACTGCAGTAGCCTCCTGCCAAATCTCTCCGTGTTTATTTTGGCCTCCAAAAACTGATTCTCCTGAAGCAGCCCAAATtgtccttttaaattttattctgatgATATCATCCTGTTGCTGAAAAGTATTGACAGTATATTCCCATCACAGACTCATAGTTTAATGTATCACACTTAATGTTTAGAGTAACAAGAACTGGAATTCCCATTTTATAATGGAAGAAACTAATGCTCAGAATATCTCATTCATTTCCCTCAAATCAcatatttttaagatttgaatCTAAGTTTGATTGATTTCAAAGTAATATAATCTTTTACAATAAAGAACATTCCACACTTGTGAATCTGGTTCCCATGATTTACCATTAGTCTTACCTTTAGAGGCTTCTTCAGAATCTGAACAATGTCTTTAAGTTACTCGTAAACACTAAGAATTATTTTTCATCCAGTTTGACAACAGAGGGCAAAAGGCTGCCTTATTATTTGAGGATAAATTTGATTTCATTTGGCTGTCTGTCCATTTTCTTCATGGAGTCTCATGATTATTCAAGTCATTTTTATGTGCAGTGTAGATTATTTGAAAGGAATTCCAGGATgcatacagaaaaacaaaagtttatcaaattagaaatttatcaaaatgacCAAGAAATCCTATATATACATAGAAGATATCAAGTAGCCATTTCCCAGGAAAATTTTTCACAAGGAACTTCTTTCTACtagcttgaaaaagaaaaatagcatttgGCTGTTTAGCCCTTCTCATTCTGTCATGCTATCTGGCCAGATTAATTGACCTAAGATTTTGAAAGATgttagtgtgattttttttttttttaattatactttAAGTCTAAGAAAAGACCTCAGGAAAACTCGATGCCACTTACTAAGTGGATAGCATCTTCTTACCTTTAGGGGTGAAGATCATGGGATATTTCATCCCTTCCAGCTGCAATTCTCATTGAGTCTCAGAACTGGAAGATGTCCAAGATTGGTTCCTATTTAATTAATTCACTGGGACTTTCCCCAGAGTTTTTAAAGATCATCTATATGCAAAGATTTTAATAGGACAAGTCACATAATTCATGTCAGAAATGTCCAACATTGGAAAAACTCTTCATAAGAATGAGAAtttcatgagaaaaaaagaatcatcatGAAACTAAAGACAATCAATTAAAGACAATTAATTAAAGACAATTAACATATAAACCCAGTCATTTTTGTCCAGTGAACAGATATGTTATGTATTTCCCCACCTGCCATAGCATGATTTTCTATCCTTTTATTTAAGATGTAATTTAATCACCTTAAATTTTGGTTAGATATATGAA comes from Cervus elaphus chromosome 1, mCerEla1.1, whole genome shotgun sequence and encodes:
- the LOC122700399 gene encoding olfactory receptor 4A47-like, encoding METRNNVTYFILLGLTQNPKEQKVLFVTFLFFYILTVVGNLLIVVTITVSKNLNSPMYFFLASLSFMDVTYSSCITPRLISDLFFGEKIVSFKSCMTQLFTEHFFGGSEIVLLLVKAYDRYVAICKPLHYLVIMRQRVCVLLLVVSWVGGFLHSAIQLSTVYGLPFCGPNVIDHFTCDMFPLLKVVCADTHVTGILVVVNGGLICSLGFLPLLVSYGVILHSLKNLSQEGRRKVLQTCGSHITVVVCFFVPCIFINARLAKTFPIDKSVSVFYTVISPMLNPIIYSLRNSELTNAMKKIWRRNIFISY
- the LOC122700356 gene encoding olfactory receptor 4A47-like; this translates as MEPRNNVTFFVLLGLTQNPKEQKVLSVMFLFFYILTLIGNLVIIVTITVSKTLNSPMFFFLASLSFMDVTSSSSITPRMISDLFLGEKIISFESCMTQLFTEHFFGGSEIVLLLVMAYDRYVAICKPLHYLVIMRQRVCVLLLVVSWVGGFLHSIIQLGTIYGLPFCGPNVIDHFICDMFPLLKLVCTDTYIIGILVLPNGGLICTVVFLLLLVSYGVILHSLKNPSQEGRRKALQTCGSHITVVVCCFLPCIFMYARPAKTFPIDKSVSVFYTVISPMLNPLIYSLRNSELTSAMKKVWRRNIISHFK